Proteins encoded by one window of Pseudonocardia sp. HH130629-09:
- a CDS encoding glucosyl-3-phosphoglycerate synthase translates to MTLAARLAARKDGRRVAVVLPALDEEATVGPLVAGLTRLCEGDPPLVDDLVVLDSGSTDRTAERAAAAGARVLGRERAVPGVPVLPGKGEAMWRAVVALGNGPRPADLVCFVDADLVDPHPELVERLLAPLLTRPGTALVKGYHRRPLTGPGGSVGPGGSDDAGGHEGGRVTELLARPLLAALRPGLRHVRQPIGGEYAATRELLDRLPFATGYGVDIGLLLDTDADTVVGGTAAIAQADLGVRRHRNRPLHELGRTSREVLATALSRCGVDDSGAGLTAFLPDDVCSDDARPGHGVETGWRAETRPLRQVDRPPPGRVRDGGSAEPVVAPAARVGWDPSSDRRDVMAAWGSPSRT, encoded by the coding sequence GTGACCCTCGCCGCCCGGCTCGCCGCCCGCAAGGACGGCCGTCGCGTCGCCGTCGTCCTGCCCGCCCTGGACGAGGAGGCGACGGTCGGTCCGCTCGTCGCGGGGCTGACCCGGCTGTGCGAGGGCGACCCCCCGCTGGTCGACGACCTCGTCGTCCTCGACTCCGGCAGCACCGACCGCACCGCGGAACGCGCCGCCGCGGCCGGGGCTCGGGTGCTCGGCCGGGAACGGGCGGTGCCCGGTGTCCCGGTGCTGCCGGGCAAGGGCGAGGCGATGTGGCGAGCCGTGGTCGCGCTGGGGAACGGGCCACGCCCCGCCGACCTGGTCTGTTTCGTCGACGCCGACCTCGTCGACCCGCACCCCGAGCTCGTCGAACGGCTCCTCGCCCCGCTGCTCACCCGGCCCGGGACCGCGCTGGTCAAGGGCTACCACCGGCGGCCGCTGACCGGCCCCGGCGGCTCCGTGGGCCCCGGCGGCAGCGACGACGCGGGCGGGCACGAGGGCGGCCGTGTCACCGAGCTGCTCGCCCGCCCCCTGCTCGCCGCGCTCCGGCCCGGGCTGCGGCACGTCCGCCAGCCCATCGGCGGTGAGTACGCCGCGACCCGGGAGCTGCTCGACCGGCTCCCGTTCGCGACCGGCTACGGCGTCGACATCGGCCTGCTGCTCGACACCGACGCCGACACCGTCGTCGGCGGGACCGCGGCCATCGCACAGGCCGACCTGGGCGTGCGCCGGCACCGCAACCGTCCGCTGCACGAGCTCGGCCGCACCTCCCGCGAGGTCCTCGCCACGGCCCTGTCCCGGTGCGGGGTCGACGACTCCGGTGCCGGCCTGACCGCGTTCCTCCCCGACGACGTCTGCTCCGACGACGCCCGTCCCGGCCACGGCGTGGAGACGGGATGGCGCGCCGAGACCCGTCCGCTGCGTCAGGTGGACCGGCCCCCACCAGGGCGGGTGCGCGACGGAGGGTCCGCCGAGCCGGTGGTCGCGCCCGCCGCCCGCGTGGGGTGGGACCCGTCGTCGGACCGGCGTGATGTGATGGCGGCATGGGGATCGCCCTCGCGTACGTGA
- the dapE gene encoding succinyl-diaminopimelate desuccinylase, with protein MPALDLTSDPVTLTAAMVDIASVSGDERRLADALEAALRSQTPQLEVLRSGDAVLARTNLGRPHRVLLAGHIDTVPIADNVPSRRADGIVHGCGTSDMKSGDAVFAHLAATLAAPRHDLTLIFYDCEEIEAERNGLGRIEREHRDWLDADLAILGEPTDGALEAGCQGTLRIELRTAGRRSHSARSWLGDNAIHRAAEILSRLAAYRPRWVNIDGCEYREGLQAVRIGGGVAGNVVPDECVVTVNFRFAPDRSAEQAVAHVREVFDGFPLVVTDLSPGALPGLSAPAAAEFVAATGAVPRAKYGWTDVSRFAALGIPAVNYGPGDPNLAHTREEHVAEDAITACTAVLRRYLAGDSA; from the coding sequence CTGCCCGCGCTGGACCTCACGTCCGACCCGGTGACCCTGACCGCTGCGATGGTCGACATCGCCAGTGTGTCCGGGGACGAGCGGCGGCTCGCCGACGCGCTCGAGGCCGCGCTGCGGTCCCAGACGCCGCAGCTGGAGGTGCTGCGGTCCGGTGACGCGGTGCTCGCGCGCACGAACCTGGGGCGCCCGCACCGCGTGCTGCTGGCCGGGCACATCGACACGGTGCCGATCGCGGACAACGTGCCGTCGCGCCGCGCCGACGGGATCGTGCACGGCTGCGGCACCTCGGACATGAAGTCCGGTGACGCGGTGTTCGCGCACCTCGCGGCCACGCTGGCCGCGCCGCGGCACGACCTCACCCTGATCTTCTACGACTGTGAGGAGATCGAGGCGGAGCGCAACGGGCTCGGCCGCATCGAGCGCGAGCACCGGGACTGGCTCGACGCCGACCTCGCGATCCTCGGCGAGCCCACCGACGGTGCGCTCGAGGCCGGCTGCCAGGGCACCCTGCGCATCGAGCTGCGGACCGCGGGGCGGCGCTCGCACTCGGCGCGCTCGTGGCTGGGGGACAACGCGATCCACCGGGCCGCGGAGATCCTGTCGCGGCTGGCGGCCTACCGGCCGCGGTGGGTGAACATCGACGGCTGCGAGTACCGCGAGGGCCTGCAGGCGGTGCGGATCGGCGGCGGGGTCGCGGGCAACGTCGTCCCCGACGAGTGCGTCGTCACGGTGAACTTCCGGTTCGCCCCGGACCGGTCCGCCGAGCAGGCCGTCGCGCACGTCCGGGAGGTGTTCGACGGGTTCCCGCTCGTCGTGACCGACCTCTCGCCGGGGGCGCTGCCGGGTCTGTCCGCACCGGCGGCCGCGGAGTTCGTCGCCGCGACCGGGGCGGTGCCGCGGGCGAAGTACGGCTGGACAGACGTCTCGCGCTTCGCCGCGCTGGGCATCCCGGCGGTCAACTATGGGCCCGGCGACCCGAACCTCGCCCACACCCGCGAGGAGCACGTCGCCGAGGACGCGATTACCGCCTGCACCGCGGTGCTGCGCCGCTACCTCGCGGGCGACTCCGCCTGA
- a CDS encoding TIGR00730 family Rossman fold protein, which produces MADENADPRTLHEKQPEKQRGPVVLRGERSIEPTTTDQRLLDSRGPADWVHTDPWRVLRIQAEFVEGFGMLAELPRAATVFGSARTKVGSPEYELGRELGARLAGAGFAVITGGGPGAMEAANRGASEAGGLSVGLGIELPFEQGLNPWVDLGINFRYFFARKTMFVKYSQAFVCLPGGFGTLDELFEALVLIQTKKVTKFPVVLLGSDYWGGLYDWIARTVLVDGKISEKDLDLLHVTDDIDDAVDVVNEAYHAWEETH; this is translated from the coding sequence ATGGCCGACGAGAACGCCGATCCCCGGACGCTGCACGAGAAGCAGCCCGAGAAGCAGCGAGGCCCGGTGGTGCTGCGCGGCGAACGCAGCATCGAGCCGACCACCACCGACCAGCGGCTGCTCGACTCGCGCGGCCCGGCGGACTGGGTGCACACCGACCCATGGCGGGTGCTGCGCATTCAGGCCGAGTTCGTCGAGGGGTTCGGGATGCTCGCCGAGCTCCCGCGCGCGGCGACCGTGTTCGGCTCGGCCCGCACGAAGGTCGGCTCCCCGGAGTACGAGCTGGGTCGCGAGCTCGGGGCGCGGCTCGCCGGAGCCGGGTTCGCCGTGATCACCGGCGGCGGTCCGGGCGCGATGGAGGCCGCGAACCGAGGCGCCTCCGAGGCGGGCGGGCTCTCGGTCGGGCTCGGCATCGAGCTGCCGTTCGAGCAGGGCCTGAACCCGTGGGTCGACCTCGGGATCAACTTCCGCTACTTCTTCGCCCGCAAGACGATGTTCGTGAAGTACTCGCAGGCGTTCGTCTGTCTGCCCGGCGGGTTCGGCACGCTCGACGAGCTGTTCGAGGCGCTCGTCCTCATCCAGACCAAGAAGGTCACCAAGTTCCCGGTCGTCCTGCTCGGCAGCGACTACTGGGGCGGTCTCTACGACTGGATCGCCAGGACCGTCCTGGTCGACGGCAAGATCAGCGAGAAGGACCTGGACCTGCTGCACGTCACCGACGACATCGACGACGCCGTCGACGTGGTCAACGAGGCCTACCACGCCTGGGAGGAGACGCACTGA
- a CDS encoding TIGR00730 family Rossman fold protein encodes MAGPEPGFAVCVYCASSDGVAPHYLDLAREVGRAVAARGWTLVSGGGRKSMMGAVAAGARNGGGRTVGVIPRSMVEREWADHDSDELLVVESMRERKQQMEDRADAFLALPGGIGTCEELFEVWTAGTLGLHGKPVVLLDPDGHWDGLVEWVAGLVDRGFASRAPIERLRQVRGDDAAPADPAGLTGVALDECARPLV; translated from the coding sequence ATGGCCGGTCCGGAGCCCGGGTTCGCCGTCTGCGTCTACTGCGCCAGCTCCGACGGCGTCGCCCCGCACTACCTCGACCTCGCTCGCGAGGTCGGCCGCGCCGTCGCCGCCCGCGGCTGGACGCTCGTCTCCGGTGGGGGCCGCAAGTCGATGATGGGCGCGGTCGCGGCCGGCGCGCGGAACGGCGGCGGTCGCACCGTCGGGGTCATCCCGCGGTCCATGGTCGAGCGCGAGTGGGCCGACCACGACAGCGACGAGCTGCTCGTCGTCGAGAGCATGCGTGAGCGCAAGCAGCAGATGGAGGACCGCGCCGACGCGTTCCTCGCACTCCCCGGAGGCATCGGGACCTGCGAGGAGCTGTTCGAGGTCTGGACGGCCGGGACGCTCGGCCTGCACGGCAAACCGGTCGTGCTGCTCGACCCCGACGGCCACTGGGACGGCCTCGTCGAGTGGGTCGCCGGGCTCGTCGACCGCGGGTTCGCCTCGCGGGCCCCGATCGAGCGGCTGCGGCAGGTCCGCGGTGACGACGCCGCCCCGGCCGACCCCGCGGGGCTGACCGGCGTGGCGCTCGACGAGTGCGCCCGTCCGCTCGTCTGA